The following proteins are co-located in the bacterium genome:
- a CDS encoding PD-(D/E)XK nuclease family transposase — translation MQFLDVKTDFAFKKVFGSKQSKDILINFINSVVKFK, via the coding sequence ATGCAGTTTTTAGATGTAAAAACAGACTTTGCCTTTAAAAAGGTATTTGGAAGTAAACAATCAAAAGATATACTTATAAACTTTATAAACTCAGTGGTTAAATTCAAAG